The proteins below come from a single Leptotrichia sp. oral taxon 223 genomic window:
- a CDS encoding mannose-1-phosphate guanylyltransferase → MTSIVIMAGGKGERFWPKSRINLPKQFLSLTDDGKSMIQHTVERAKSLVNIENVYVVTNEMYKNLVLEHVPDIPDENIIIEPVAKNTAPCIGLAAMHIAKKDINSKMIILPSDHLIKFNEIFIDTLKTALDVVEKGDNLVTIGITPNYPETGYGYINFTKGESFKDSANVYEVLRFVEKPNLEKAKEYLTSGQYLWNSGMFVWKASTILKNFKEYLPEIYEGLQKIGESIGTEKYEEVLKKEFSNLPSESIDYGIMEKAKNIYVIPGNFGWDDVGSWLSLERINKTNQDGNVINGNVISIRTRNSIIQGNEKLIATIGLEDIVIVDTDDVTLICHKDNTQEVKEIISNLKICNRNEYL, encoded by the coding sequence TTGACTTCAATAGTAATAATGGCTGGAGGAAAAGGTGAAAGATTCTGGCCTAAAAGCCGAATAAATCTACCAAAGCAATTTTTATCTTTAACAGATGACGGGAAATCTATGATACAACACACTGTTGAAAGGGCAAAAAGTTTAGTAAACATTGAAAATGTTTACGTGGTAACAAATGAAATGTATAAAAATTTGGTTTTAGAACATGTTCCTGATATACCGGACGAGAATATTATCATCGAACCAGTTGCCAAAAATACTGCACCTTGTATCGGACTTGCTGCAATGCATATTGCCAAAAAGGATATAAATTCAAAAATGATAATTTTACCGTCTGATCATCTAATTAAATTTAATGAAATTTTTATTGACACACTAAAAACAGCTTTAGATGTAGTTGAAAAAGGCGATAATCTGGTAACAATAGGAATCACGCCAAATTACCCTGAAACAGGATACGGATATATTAATTTTACAAAAGGTGAAAGTTTTAAAGACAGTGCAAATGTTTATGAAGTTTTACGTTTTGTAGAAAAGCCAAATTTGGAAAAAGCTAAGGAATACTTGACAAGTGGACAATATTTATGGAATAGTGGAATGTTTGTATGGAAGGCATCGACTATTTTAAAAAATTTTAAGGAATATTTGCCAGAAATCTATGAAGGTCTGCAAAAAATTGGAGAATCAATAGGTACAGAAAAATATGAAGAAGTATTAAAAAAAGAATTTTCAAATCTTCCGTCAGAATCCATAGATTATGGAATAATGGAAAAAGCCAAAAATATTTATGTTATTCCAGGAAATTTCGGCTGGGATGATGTAGGAAGCTGGCTGTCACTTGAAAGAATTAATAAAACAAATCAAGATGGAAATGTTATAAATGGAAATGTTATAAGCATAAGAACAAGAAATTCAATAATTCAAGGTAATGAAAAACTTATTGCAACTATTGGATTAGAAGATATAGTAATTGTGGATACTGACGATGTGACATTGATTTGTCATAAAGACAATACGCAGGAAGTTAAGGAAATTATCAGCAATCTAAAAATTTGTAATAGAAATGAATATTTATAA